In one window of Danaus plexippus chromosome 7, MEX_DaPlex, whole genome shotgun sequence DNA:
- the LOC116770934 gene encoding protein pecanex isoform X6, with amino-acid sequence MGSQTLEILRQGIWASLTGGWFYDPHQNLFCNTVHLYIWLFLLCLPFSVYLYFPPASLGWLIYCVLVAVLFTSLKLINHSLHHIYDTNELIVVQSANETGNSNENTALLSSLRPEEGMEMQTLGGTAAPQSDNDSITSLEYHKPNNSTIDLKVDVHRKNSSESSVDDSAMSAKQVETVAITKSDLCVAQPVEVAGPLRCRPNRSRSKSGHRREHRTKTRRGHERIEELIAEEPGYPRENSNLPIHMLVDEGPFAKVSRRYHDCPHRRGSSNKDFFKEWLYLDGSEATGEPYQSKFARQLSSDSRDNSEINVGPPSPKKRMAQRRRYNNYHDESCTKSAIALATAQCPGSYMRRNSNSTMSTIQLPLLNSTAQLVSHMRRHSNNADTGFFASVELGEYMMVKAETPALDTDKAKNKSPGVRRIKSAALEIGCPPPSVSNLSPHPNSAETIGGQVLKNPKSAVIPPPSKSLTRGPHLNLYPKNESGEGCSYPYLTYGSEIVYPIAEISDEMQTSQKETDLDSSGGSYSEYEDEKQFRGFDWEAEQSPALRSSDSDYENNGSGSPLLDKLNGIRIIRIKNTSDCRKHCCEKPYHPKHNPDCPNEKSKVRLKKNNKTDGRAEKQSNACVCKYPPTSEYFDKTSASSKDLLIEKSSLESNENGEGNSSKITQEKKSVEKKLWDQDISNTSSSSSSEIDRPEDFKNEKNNVPETEESQLTCDSKSGDERSVYSLDWLFEELPVSKEACCVESLGPEEILCQKLAALGESSSNVPKNLGAIPKQIKNLARSRASSQKENKIRDNRKEKDDNQTEEKILMDAVEAQAALVQGLECLFAATNANTVVMPTTNREDRSRSHRQSIRGERDSTHKTRKRSIEEVAQTSTSTLLPTSMPLLAAFLNSRVDFMPCCVPDNQTPVEGPPPEDGQRLRPLMDRNHRNRVRKIKRSTRQRNNPSLQNASDKKEKPNTTENPSSNNVHFATSFEDTSDGAIHCFMDEYGNWMSYTFDKNSSSRTQSQAIPLPEKEDATRVNEVKPTDNAENSQETAGEGSCGSLESEAANSESIAKPKRGDSIDQSSSNQGSNNPLLSSTNNVSTIVPINTNSSNKRFYVFDGGTGSHADQPRSPVAYVTDSLLEQIEAERQSRMGLPSMHINFLMNQQRSQQQAQQQAENTSTHIPSLMPSIGEESGEINIRNKLTKLLEDLDKVNKPKSKSYYKFKLWKWFEIKVTMDRLKLMALFDRNLTFKETFISIMLAVCVAVLGSMVLNLGFYRDIYAFWFCFIMAGSQYSLLKSVQPDSASPVHGFNKMVVFSRPVYFCLCTAILCAVHTQLQDVPQSEDNHERTKRCADNANTLTIYGVEFRERDFLYVIQEIISKFLLFFPLAFSLGLFPQVNTFIMYLLEQVDMHVFGGNATSSLSAAVYCVFRSFVAICALYGFAYSGLVEGKKSQHQKHNILFSLFCGLLVPIAYHLSRSASDYTLIWNLIKKHLLPPELYVVHTSECSPELEKNDANALTEEQKIDSESNISKQNSIGSSASKINFSSETNIAKNQKRSHASSISSLKMDPRGDTMNSTMSLKDRLETPTEGEDKSRDSNTLNSNINKHDEKSDEDMEDPLPKKLQATVNARLKNDVIVCIFLGLSVFGLHCTTVFTTLRPQLNTVLWIIAGILGWVLHYLTPQLRKQQPWLCLAGPVLRQHEHAQFEVTEPARLMYFERIFVYLCFLERNVLYPAVVIAATTQDAPAIAEKYGDAVGALIICVCALKCLRNAYSDPDSQYLILVFAVLVFQRDLSSQKVSETFLVDYFIMAIVFNKVYEFLLKIQFVVTYIAPWQITWGSAFHAFAQPFSVPHSAMLFLQAALSALLSSPLTPALGSAIFMTSYVRPVKFWERDYNTKRVDQSNTRLSSQLERNLGSDDNNLNSIFYEHLTRSLQHYLCGDLMLGRWGQVQQGDCFVLASDYLNCLVHIVEMGNGLVSFQLRGLEFRGTYCQQREVEAISEGPEESTEGVCGGRWSCGGGVLSPGSWWALRWLAWQLAAARYVLEGYSVTDNSAVSMLQVFDFRKVLLTYYVKSIIYYTIQSSKLDEWLSSPELADALRPMSERSFVDLDPIFNVNLDEDYDFRASGITKSRFCAVYQEWVVHCSARRGPGWRRRASTRDSPLVTLCFALSLLGRRALAAAQHLSASSSVEFFLYGLHSLFKGDFRITCSRDEWVFSDVTLLHSVLAPAVKMALKLHQDHFMFPEEYCSSAALYAAISSHSQRLVICHEAAPAWRYNVLRGAPHLLALRHVVDEGNDDYKIIMLNKRHLGFRVIKLNRECVRGLWAGQQQELVYLRNRNPERGSIQNAKQALRNIINSSCDQPIGYPIYVSPLTTSYADTSPALCSLLGGSVSVRALRGAAAGLWRRIRRRCGEGCSSGACEAAAAEAGRARTPAARGNTQQHNAPPRGTLGAGKPASSTLASLAGLLREYSHERHEDTPYSSTESAGAPQSVTGLPACPPAPGAPMEDSRRRRRSEERDARRDRNRRALTQEIVTRANEPTLATTGQ; translated from the exons ATGGGTTCTCAGACGTTAGAAATATTGCGTCAAGGTATATGGGCTTCGTTAACAGGAGGGTGGTTTTATGATCCACATCAGAATTTGTTTTGCAACACCGTACATTTGTATATCTGGTTGTTTCTGCTATGCCTTCCGTTCTCAGTGTACCTG TATTTCCCTCCGGCAAGTCTTGGCTGGCTGATCTACTGTGTGCTGGTGGCTGTGTTGTTTACATCACTCAAGTTAATCAACCACAGTCTTCACCACATATATGACACAAATGAACTTATTGTTGTCCAGTCTGCCAATGAGACTGGTAATTCCAATGAAAATACCGC TTTGTTGTCATCTCTCAGGCCGGAGGAGGGTATGGAAATGCAAACACTCGGGGGCACGGCCGCACCACAGAGCGATAATGATTCTATCACATCACTGGAGTACCATAAGCCAAATAATAGTACTATag aTCTCAAAGTCGATGTACATCGCAAAAACAGTTCAGAGTCGAGCGTGGATGACAGTGCGATGTCTGCGAAGCAGGTTGAAACTGTCGCTATCACGAAATCTGACCTTTGTGTGGCGCAGCCCGTTGAAGTAGCTGGACCTCTGAGATGCCGTCCAAATAGGAGCCGATCGAAATCGGGTCATCGAAGAGAACACAGAACAAAAACCAGAAGAGGACATGAACGTATTGAAGAACTCATCGCTGAAGAGCCTGGATATCCGCGAGAGAATAGCAACTTACCTATTCATATGCTCGTGGATGAAGGCCCTTTCGCGAAAGTTAGTAGAAGGTACCACGATTGTCCGCACCGCCGAGGGTCAAGTAACAAAGACTTCTTCAAAGAATGGTTATATTTGGATGGAAGTGAAGCCACTGGGGAGCCGTATCAATCTAAATTCGCACGCCAACTCAGTTCCGATTCCAGGGATAACTCTGAAATAAACGTAGGACCTCCATCCCCAAAGAAAAGGATGGCGCAGAGACGAAGGTATAACAATTATCACGACGAAAGTTGCACTAAATCGGCAATTGCATTGGCTACCGCCCAGTGTCCAGGTTCATATATGCGACGGAATTCTAATTCCACTATGTCGACGATACAATTGCCATTACTCAATTCCACTGCCCAACTGGTATCTCATATGCGGAGGCATTCCAACAATGCTGATACAGGGTTCTTCGCCAGCGTTGAGTTAGGTGAATATATGATGGTGAAAGCCGAGACGCCAGCTCTAGATACGGACAAGGCCAAGAACAAAAGTCCAGGTGTTAGAAGGATAAAAAGTGCAGCATTGGAAATAGGTTGTCCCCCACCAAGTGTGTCTAACCTATCACCTCATCCAAACAGTGCAGAGACCATTGGTGGTCAAGTGCTTAAAAATCCAAAAAGTGCAGTTATACCACCACCAAGCAAAAGTTTGACGCGCGGACCGCACCTAAATCTTTATCCCAAAAATGAGTCTGGCGAAGGCTGCAGTTATCCTTACCTAACCTATGGATCGGAAATAGTTTATCCCATAGCCGAAATATCAGATGAAATGCAAACCTCGCAAAAGGAGACGGATTTAGACTCAAGCGGAGGTAGCTACAGTGAGTATGAAGATGAGAAACAGTTTCGTGGCTTCGATTGGGAGGCTGAGCAGTCTCCAGCCTTGAGATCAAGCGACTCTGATTACGAAAATAACGGCTCTGGATCTCCTCTCCTTGATAAGTTGAATGGTATAAGGATaatacgtataaaaaatacaagcgATTGCAGGAAGCACTGTTGTGAAAAACCTTATCACCCAAAACATAATCCTGATTGCCCGAATGAAAAGTCGAaagttagattaaaaaaaaataacaaaacagatGGTAGGGCGGAGAAACAATCTAATGCATGTGTCTGTAAATATCCACCGACTAgtgaatattttgataaaacgaGTGCGAGTTCAAAAGATTTATTGATAGAGAAATCAAGTTTGGAGTCTAATGAGAACGGCGAAGGGAACTCTAGCAAAATAACACAAGAAAAGAAATCTGTAGAAAAGAAGTTGTGGGACCAGGATATATCAAATACGAGTAGCAGTAGCAGTAGCGAAATAGATAGACCGGAAGACTtcaagaatgaaaaaaataacgtaCCTGAAACAGAAGAGTCCCAATTAACATGCGATAGTAAAAGTGGAGACGAGAGAAGCGTGTATAGTTTGGATTGGTTATTTGAAGAATTACCCGTATCTAAAGAGGCTTGCTGTGTCGAAAGTTTGGGACCGGAAGAGATATTATGCCAAAAGCTTGCTGCATTGGGTGAATCCTCATCAAACGTACCAAAAAACCTAGGTGCTATCCCGAAACAGATAAAGAACTTAGCCCGCTCGCGTGCTTCCTCTCAaaaagagaataaaattaGGGATAATAGAAAAGAGAAAGATGATAATCAAACAGAAGAGAAGATATTGATGGATGCAGTTGAAGCTCAAGCAGCCTTAGTGCAAGGGTTGGAATGTCTGTTCGCTGCAACCAATGCTAATACCGTGGTTATGCCTACTACCAATCGAGAAGATAGATCTCGTAGTCACAGGCAAAGTATTAGAGGAGAAAGAGATAGCACACACAAAACTAGGAAGCGTTCCATAGAAGAGGTTGCACAAACATCTACAAGTACCTTGCTTCCAACATCAATGCCTCTTTTAGCTGCTTTTCTTAATTCTCGAGTTGACTTCATGCCTTGTTGCGTGCCAGATAACCAAACACCAGTAGAAGGACCACCTCCAGAAGACGGTCAAAGATTAAGGCCTCTGATGGATAGAAACCACAGAAATAGAGTTAGAAAGATAAAACGTTCTACGCGTCAGCGAAATAATCCGTCGCTCCAGAACGCGtcagataaaaaagaaaaaccaaATACGACAGAAAATCCAAGCTCCAATAATGTTCATTTTGCCACATCCTTCGAAGATACCAGTGACGGAGCGATACACTGCTTTATGGACGAATATGGTAATTGGATGTCTTATACCTTCGACAAAAACAGTTCAAGCAGAACACAATCGCAAGCCATTCCTCTACCAGAAAAGGAAGACGCTACCAGAGTTAATGAAGTGAAGCCAACTGACAATGCAGAAAATTCTCAAGAGACCGCTGGTGAGGGAAGTTGTGGTTCCTTGGAATCGGAAGCTGCTAACAGTGAAAGTATAGCAAAGCCAAAAAGAGGTGACAGTATAGATCAAAGCTCCTCAAACCAAGGAAGCAACAACCCCTTACTGTCTAGCACCAATAACGTGTCGACTATCGTTCCCATCAATACAAATAGTTCAAATAAACGTTTTTACGTGTTTGATGGAGGAACCGGGTCGCATGCAGATCAGCCGAGATCTCCTGTCGCTTACGTGACTGATAGTTTGTTAGAACAAATAGAAGCAGAAAGACAATCAAGAATGGGGTTGCCCAGTATGCACATAAATTTCCTTATGAATCAACAGAGATCTCAGCAACAGGCACAGCAACAAGCAGAAAACACTTCCACCCATATACCGAGCTTAATGCCTTCGATAGGCGAGGAAAGTGGAGagattaatataagaaataagttGACAAAACTATTAGAAGATCTAGACAAAGTAAACAAACCAAAATCTAAGAGTTACTACAAGTTTAAGTTATGGAAATGGTTCGAAATAAAGGTCACCATGGATCGGTTGAAATTAATGGCGTTATTCGACAGGAATCTGACCTTCAAAGAGACTTTTATATCGATCATGTTGGCGGTTTGTGTCGCAGTGCTGGGCTCTATGGTGTTAAACCTTGGATTCTATAGAGATATATACGCCTTTtggttttgtttcataatgGCTGGAAGTCAGTATTCCCTTCTGAAGAGTGTCCAGCCCGATTCTGCTTCACCTGTTCACGGTTTCAACAAAATGGTAGTGTTCTCAAGGCCCGTTTACTTCTGTTTGTGTACGGCGATACTTTGTGCAGTTCATACTCAACTGCAGGACGTTCCGCAGAGTGAAGATAATCATGAACGTACAAAACGATGCGCGGATAACGCAAACACGCTAACTATTTACGGTGTAGAATTTCGTGAAcgtgattttttatatgtgatccaagaaattatatcaaagttcctattattttttccacTTGCCTTCAGTTTAGGTTTGTTCCCTCAAGTTAATACGTTCATTATGTATCTCTTAGAACAAGTGGATATGCACGTCTTCGGCGGTAACGCGACCAGCAGTTTGAGTGCTGCGGTGTATTGCGTGTTCCGATCGTTTGTTGCTATTTGTGCACTTTACGGTTTCGCTTATAGCGGGCTCGTTGAAGGAAAAAAGTCCCAGCACCAAAAGCACAACATACTCTTCTCTCTGTTCTGCGGACTTCTGGTGCCAATAGCATATCACTTAAGTAGAAGTGCAAGTGATTACACTCTCAtatggaatttaattaaaaaacatttgctGCCACCCGAGCTCTATGTGGTCCACACTTCGGAATGTTCTCCCGAACTCGAGAAGAATGATGCCAACGCTTTGACGGAAGAACAGAAAATCGATTCAGAGAGTAACATATCGAAACAGAACTCAATAGGATCTTCAGCCTCGAAGATCAATTTCAGTTCGGAAACTAATATAGCCAAAAACCAAAAGAGATCCCACGCTTCTAGCATTAGTTCGCTAAAGATGGATCCGAGAGGTGATACTATGAATTCGACGATGTCACTTAAAGATAGATTAGAAACACCCACAGAGGGAGAAGATAAAAGCAGGGATTCAAACACATTGAACTCCAACATTAATAAACACGATGAAAAGTCGGACGAAGATATGGAAGATCCATTGCCAAAGAAATTACAAGCGACTGTGAACGCGAGATTGAAAAATGACGTCATAGTTTGCATATTTCTTGGACTCTCTGTGTTTGGCCTACACTGCACCACTGTCTTTACAACACTAAGACCTCAGCTGAATACg GTGTTGTGGATAATAGCTGGTATACTCGGCTGGGTGCTTCACTACCTGACGCCTCAGCTTCGTAAGCAACAACCCTGGCTGTGCTTAGCGGGGCCCGTGCTGCGGCAACACGAACACGCCCAGTTTGAAGTCACTGAACCAGCTAGACTTATGTACTTCGAGCGA ATATTCGTATACCTGTGTTTCCTGGAGAGGAACGTTCTGTATCCGGCGGTAGTCATAGCAGCGACAACGCAGGATGCGCCCGCCATTGCAGAGAAATATGGAGACGCGGTCGGCGCTCTAATCATATGTGTATGCGCCCTTAAGT GCCTACGAAACGCTTATTCGGATCCAGACAGTCAATACCTGATACTAGTGTTCGCGGTTCTTGTCTTCCAAAGAGACCTCAGCAGCCAGAAGGTGTCCGAGACCTTCCTCGTCGACTACTTCATTATGGCCatcgtttttaataaagtttacgAGTTCCTCTTGAAG ATCCAGTTCGTGGTGACGTACATTGCTCCGTGGCAGATCACTTGGGGCAGCGCCTTCCACGCGTTCGCTCAGCCCTTCTCTGTGCCTCACTCCGCCATGCTGTTCCTACAAGCGGCACTATCCGCGCTGCTGTCCTCGCCGCTCACACCCGCACTAG GGAGCGCGATATTTATGACGTCATACGTCAGACCTGTCAAGTTCTGGGAAAGGGATTACAATACGAAGAGAGTCGACCAGAGCAACACGCGGCTTTCGTCACAATTGGAACGGAATTTGGGATCTG ACGACAATAACCTGAACTCTATCTTCTACGAGCATCTGACGCGCTCGCTGCAGCACTACCTGTGCGGAGACCTCATGTTGGGTCGCTGGGGCCAAGTTCAACAAGGAGACTGCTTCG TGTTGGCTTCCGACTACCTGAACTGTCTGGTGCACATAGTGGAGATGGGAAATGGGCTGGTTTCGTTCCAATTGAGGGGCCTCGAGTTCAGGGGGACTTATTGCCAACAACGAGAGGTAGAAGCTATATCCGAGGGGCCCGAGGAGAGTACTG AGGGGGTGTGCGGCGGGCGGTGGTCGTGCGGGGGCGGAGTCCTGTCCCCCGGCTCGTGGTGGGCGCTCCGCTGGCTGGCCTGGCAATTGGCAGCGGCTCGCTACGTTCTAGAAGGGTACTCCGTCACCGACAACAGCGCCGTCAGTATGTTGCAGGTGTTCGACTTCCGGAAGGTGCTGCTCACTTATTACGTCAAG AGTATAATATACTACACCATACAATCGAGTAAACTGGACGAGTGGCTGTCGTCCCCCGAGCTGGCGGATGCCCTCAGACCGATGTCGGAGAGGTCGTTCGTTGACCTCGACCCTATCTTCAACGTCAACCTGGACGAGGACTACGACTTCCGCGCATCTGGCATCACCAA GAGTCGTTTCTGCGCCGTGTACCAGGAGTGGGTGGTCCACTGCAGCGCGCGGCGGGGCCCGGGCTGGAGGCGGAGGGCTTCGACGCGGGACTCGCCCTTAGTGACGCTGTGCTTCGCCCTCAGCCTATTGGGACGCCGGGCCCTGGCCGCCGCGCAGCACCTGTCGGCCTCCAG CAGTGTGGAGTTCTTCCTGTACGGGCTGCACTCGCTGTTCAAGGGCGACTTCCGCATCACGTGCTCGCGGGACGAGTGGGTGTTCAGCGACGTGACGCTCCTACACTCCGTCTTGGCGCCCGCCGTTAAAATGGCGCTCAAGCTACACCAG GATCACTTCATGTTCCCTGAGGAGTATTGTAGCAGTGCCGCCTTGTACGCCGCTATATCCTCCCACTCCCAGCGACTGGTCATCTGTCATGAAGCGGCCCCGGCCTGGAGGTACAACGTGCTGAGGGGAGCGCCACATCTACTGGCTCTcag ACACGTGGTGGACGAGGGCAACGACGACTACAAGATCATCATGCTGAACAAGCGCCATCTGGGGTTCCGCGTCATCAAGCTGAACAGGGAGTGCGTGCGGGGACTGTGGGCCGGCCAGCAACAGGAGCTGGTGTACCTCCGCAACAGGAACCCCGAGAGGGGGTCCATACAGAACGCTAAGCAG GCGCTCCGTAATATCATCAACTCGTCGTGCGACCAGCCCATCGGGTATCCCATCTACGTGTCGCCTCTCACGACGTCGTACGCGGACACGTCTCCCGCCCTGTGTTCGTTGTTGGGGGGCTCCGTTAGCGTCCGGGCGCTCCGGGGCGCAGCCGCCGGTCTCTGGAGAAG GATCCGTCGTCGCTGTGGCGAGGGTTGCTCCAGCGGCGCGTGcgaggcggcggcggcggAGGCTGGCCGGGCCAGGACACCCGCGGCCAGAGGCAACACACAACAACATAACG CTCCCCCCCGCGGCACCCTCGGCGCGGGGAAGCCGGCCTCGTCGACGTTAGCGTCTCTGGCAGGCCTGCTGAGGGAGTACTCCCACGAGAGACACGAGGACACAC CATATAGCAGCACTGAGAGCGCGGGTGCGCCGCAATCTGTGACGGGGCTCCCAGCCTGTCCGCCGGCGCCCGGGGCTCCGATGGAGGACTCGAGGAGGAGGAGACGCAGTGAAGAGCGAGACGCGCGACGAGACAGGAACCGCCGCGCGCTCACACAG GAGATAGTGACGAGAGCCAACGAACCGACACTCGCGACGACGGGACAATAA